The genomic region TGTTTCTGCAAATGAAGCTTACTAGGTACTTTTTTCTGCAAATGAAGCTTGCTGGGTACATGTTTACCCTTCTGCAATTGTATCATTGAGACCACATGTGCCTTCGCAAATATATCATTGAACACACACATTTCAGAACTTTTAGAAGTGAACTCATTTTTATGTGCTTGTGAACACCTTCTATGCAACTCAGATTTCAGAACATATTTCTGTGCAACTCAGATTTTCAGAACACGTGTGTGCATCACAGAATTCACATTTCATAATACATTTCAGAGAGTTTATTAAATACGAGTCTATAGTTTAATAATTGTTAAATAGCCTCTAAATTTTTATGCACGCCAAAAAATCCCACCGAACCCCTGCCTGCCAAAATTACAGAAATTTGAATATACCATGACCCTAAACTAATCCATTCCTTCCCACCACGAGGCCACGACCTGACGACCGTCCTCCTCACCCCGGCGCCGCCGCAAAATCCAACTGCCTCGGCACCGTCGTCCCCATCTACCTCGGCGCTGTCATCCATCCATTTGCCTCGGCGTTCGTTCCCAGCCACTACGCCACGAGCCCACGACCGTCCTCCTCGCATCGCCGCCGCCGCATCCAATTGCCTCGGTGCCGTTGTCTCATCCATCCACCTCGGCATCGTCACCCATCTATCCACCTCGGCATCTGCTCGTCGCTGCCTAGTCGTGATCAAGATGCCCCCTGGAAGGATGGCTGGGGCAAGGACACGCACAGACATTGGTGGTAAGTGACTTCAAGTTCTTCACGCGTTTATTGTTTTGCTGTAGAGACATTTTAGGTGATCAGATCAGTTCCCTCTATTCTCATTTTTATGGCTTAAACATTAGTATTTGTTGGTCGCAAGTTTTTTTACCGTTGTACCAGAGCATGATCGGGCTTTTGAATTACCATGCGATGTAGAGGCATGCTTGTGCATATGGTTGCATAAAAAAATTCAGAATAGGACTAGTAACCATAAAAGCAATTTTCAGGTTCATAATAATAACAGAACAATTCAGATAGTTGCATAGCAGTTCATAAATTACTATAAACAATCGATGGCAAAGAAATGACCGATCATAATCATTCAAGTCGTCATTACAATTTCACCAGTCAAGGCTACCATTAACATTCACCGATCAAACTTTGGAAGGGTTCTCCGATGATCCAAATGCAGTTAACACACAACCATGCAGTACAAACAGTGTGTGGCTGCTGCACGCAGGCCCATTATATATTCTGTACTGAGCACCAATAGTTACTTTACAACTGTTTCCTACTATGTTCCACCAATCGTCATGTTGTTAGCACGGTGGGAAGGGAAGAGGGTTCAGAGAGTAGAATTCCGATATTTTATCTAGTTCAACAGAATTCCAATTAGTTTACTTGCTGCAATTAGTTCAGTAGCTGTGTCCTATTCACTTGCTACAATTAGTTAATAGGACTTGCAGCAATTAGTTCACTTGCTGCAACACTCATATTTTGTTGCGTTCAGCAGGCATGCCCTAGTTAACAGGAGAACACTCATATTTTGTCTATTAAATGTTTGTTTAGAAGAACCAATTACTGAGTATGAAAAGGAGAGGGCTTTAAAGGTGATGAGGAACAACAAAATGTTGAGCAGCCTTGGTATAACTGGATTAACATCACTTATTCGATCAAGTAATACAAGGAAGAACTCTATCACTCAAGAAGACTTTGATCCATTGTATGAACCTGATCATAGTGAGGACAATGGTCATCATGTGTCTGATAAGGTACTTAGATTTCTATTTGTACCCCTTTGGTGTTATTACTTATTTGTGCTCAATGTGCAGTAAGATCAATTTGGGTTTAATTCTTTTATTATGCATACGAGGCCATGCAGGATGTACCTTACATCTGTGAAAGGAGGAACACTAACATGTCTACTGGTTCTGGAGGAACAAAAGGATCCAAGAGAGTGCTAGCACCTAATGCAGAAGACCAAGTTGGTAGAGTAACTAGGCAAAAGACAAAGGAACAATCCTCAGCAGAGAAAGATGTACGTGGTTCGACTACAAATACAGAAGAGCAGGCATTGATATCTGCCAATTGTCCTGCACAACATGATGATGAGATTCAGATCTGTGATGAAGGCAATAAAATAGTGATCCATTATACAACAAATATGTTATAGAAATTTGCATTAAATTGATTATAATCTGCACTAATTGTGTGAAAATGTTCATTATTTTCAGGTCAAACAGATGCCATGATGGATAAATGGATAAGGGGGAAAAGTATGGGCAGGCAATTGGAACGGATAAGCCGAGGCTtaaatacaaagatcccattgGTCATCTCTGAAGGCAAAAGACGTCCAGAGGTTCCTATGCAAGCTGCAATGCTTGCATCGGAAGGAGGAATTTCACTTAGGCAACATATACTGATCCTAACGCACTGGAAGGATTACAAGAATGACAAGTCCTATTTAGAAGACTTCGTCGGAAGAATTGGTGTAAGTAAATAGTCTTCCTTCCTACAACATGTCTTGGTTCCTCTTTCATTGTGTTTGTGGTACATATATTGTTTGCGCTGGTTTGTGTGCCCTATTTCTGTAAATTGTCTAAACAGCGTCTAGTTGTGTTGTAGAGCACATCGATTGGTATGCTTCAGTCCACAAAGTGAGTTGAATCTGAACACTAAATAAATTATGTGGTACTAAATGCAGGAGGGGGTATTCTGAAATCTGCTATATGTTTGACTCTAGATGTTGGAGATAATTGAGGAGTTTGTTGCTAGAGCATGCTAGAGGAAATTGGAGTTAGTATAATCTCTCAACTATACAATAATCACACAGCATAGCTGAATGCAAGTATTTTAGGACTCAAACAAATACAAGTGTTGCTACATGTGAACAAATTATTAAACTACATGAACGAAAGCATGTGCTAACTAGTACTGTTGCTTCCATTTTTGCGCTGCAAAGCTACAGACCCTGCATTGTAGAACATGCCTTCTTTGTGCTCGTGCAGGATTGTTGGACCTCTATTTTGGTGATGCACTGTAGATCATGCCTCTTGTTTTCAACAAGGCTGCAGCTCTTAGTTAAGTTAGGATATAGATAGCAGGTGCACTTGATCTCATACATTGCTTTACTGATATTACTAAAAGGTATAATAGCCTCTTATATGACTAATGTTGAGTATTGTCGTTCACTTCTTGATGAGACCATTCTATCAGATTCTATTCTATTATTAAAGAACTAAAAAATTTGGCTACAAGAACTGCATATGTTTCCTCTGTTCCAAATGGCACATTACCTTCATTGGACACTGAATTACTCTATTCTAATATGCTTGCTCTTTACTAGGGTCAATTTGCTGTCGACACCAAAAACAAAGATGTCAGATTTGCATGTGCTGATGTGATGAGGTGTGTGCAGCGACAAATGAGATATAAGCTCAAGAAAGCTTACTTTAATGGTGTGGCTGCTGACAAAGTGAGAACAACATCACCATTGGGTACTATGACAGATGAGCAATGGATGCAACTAGTGAATATGTGGTCTACCCCAAAGCACAAGGTATAGAGTTACAAGCTGCAATTCGTGTTCTCTACTAATGTCAACATGAAATAAGATAGAAACTACCCTATGCTATGATCTATTTCCAGTTGTGGTCTGTACTTAAATCAAAAGATTTAGATTCAGATTTTGATTATAATATCTACTTTAGAGGATAAAGTGTTGG from Zea mays cultivar B73 chromosome 6, Zm-B73-REFERENCE-NAM-5.0, whole genome shotgun sequence harbors:
- the LOC103629247 gene encoding uncharacterized protein; protein product: MPPGRMAGARTRTDIGEEPITEYEKERALKVMRNNKMLSSLGITGLTSLIRSSNTRKNSITQEDFDPLYEPDHSEDNGHHVSDKDVPYICERRNTNMSTGSGGTKGSKRVLAPNAEDQVGRVTRQKTKEQSSAEKDVRGSTTNTEEQALISANCPAQHDDEIQICDEGKRRPEVPMQAAMLASEGGISLRQHILILTHWKDYKNDKSYLEDFVGRIGGQFAVDTKNKDVRFACADVMRCVQRQMRYKLKKAYFNGVAADKVRTTSPLGTMTDEQWMQLVNMWSTPKHKDKCENNKVIRGKVRFQQKIGSRSYIAHLHSVKQAKYGDAPPTAIDLFKECHCSSKTGFAEPVKEAIDTMESLVGGHGVEGKESKTPIEAVAQVLASSKFLQNIGLVPATKKSGNGGDPTRVADLEAELESEKQNTLEVRAQLDALKKKVEESEQARDKELEKINDLQKGADETNALLRRLFSLNK